Proteins encoded by one window of uncultured Draconibacterium sp.:
- a CDS encoding glycosyl hydrolase family 28 protein: MRIIYILFVFGALFANSCTKQVKIYPAPEGVELSKKFQVEVEGIQVPVYTTKIPPLTSIPRLTQSRSEPGLASVASFDMNESITVAVNYPEAVDSAKILPTSYGIKPQIEGNRVTFKLDEPGHLTIEVNGEWHESLHILANPFEKDIPNPEDPNVVYFGPGLHDVTNVKVGDNTTVYIAGGAYLRCKMDDDEQEVTLRGRKRNPPTFFLEGENITLRGRGIIDQAAVPRSKRRYTIFAQHSKNLTIEGVTIFDPSHWTIPIQSTDSVHVDNIKIFGWRGNSDGVDISNTRDVLVENCFMRTFDDAVVIKSFEGRGEVKNIHTRRCVVWNELAHSLSIGAEIRENVSNVLFEDCDVIHDIGRETALRVYHCDDAVISDVTFDNIRVEEARRLISCWIGKTRWTETEERGNIRNVVFKNITATSAPIDTTLTGFQDGSDWKPYIIRDHASMELVGFDEEHTIEGVTFDNVILDGEKVEAENVRINDFVKNVRFK, translated from the coding sequence ATGAGAATAATATACATTTTATTTGTTTTTGGGGCTTTGTTTGCCAATTCATGCACAAAGCAGGTTAAGATATATCCAGCACCTGAGGGTGTCGAACTATCCAAAAAATTTCAGGTGGAAGTGGAAGGAATACAGGTACCGGTTTATACAACAAAAATTCCGCCTCTTACATCAATCCCCCGATTAACCCAGTCGCGCAGTGAACCTGGATTGGCATCCGTAGCGTCATTCGATATGAATGAAAGCATCACGGTGGCTGTAAATTATCCTGAGGCTGTCGATTCGGCAAAAATCCTCCCTACATCTTATGGTATTAAACCACAGATTGAAGGGAATAGAGTTACGTTTAAGCTGGATGAACCAGGGCATTTAACCATTGAAGTAAACGGCGAATGGCACGAATCGCTTCATATTTTGGCCAATCCCTTTGAAAAGGATATTCCGAATCCCGAGGATCCCAATGTCGTCTATTTTGGTCCCGGCCTTCATGATGTTACAAACGTTAAAGTTGGCGATAATACGACTGTTTACATTGCCGGTGGAGCTTACCTTCGTTGCAAAATGGACGACGATGAGCAAGAAGTGACATTGCGCGGCCGAAAGCGGAATCCGCCTACTTTCTTTCTCGAAGGCGAAAACATAACCCTTCGCGGAAGGGGCATCATCGACCAGGCTGCAGTTCCAAGGTCGAAAAGACGATACACCATTTTTGCACAACATTCAAAAAACTTAACGATTGAAGGTGTCACCATTTTTGATCCCAGCCACTGGACGATCCCTATTCAAAGCACAGACAGTGTGCATGTAGATAATATCAAGATTTTTGGATGGCGTGGTAACTCGGATGGCGTGGATATTTCCAATACGCGCGATGTGCTGGTGGAAAATTGCTTCATGCGTACGTTCGATGATGCCGTGGTGATAAAATCGTTCGAAGGGCGTGGCGAGGTAAAAAACATCCATACACGGAGATGTGTGGTATGGAACGAGCTGGCACATTCATTAAGTATTGGTGCCGAAATTCGGGAGAATGTGAGTAATGTGCTGTTTGAAGACTGTGATGTGATACATGACATTGGGCGTGAAACGGCACTTCGCGTGTATCATTGCGACGATGCTGTTATCAGCGACGTTACTTTTGATAACATCAGGGTTGAAGAGGCTCGACGTTTGATTTCGTGCTGGATCGGAAAAACCCGCTGGACCGAAACCGAGGAACGCGGAAACATCAGAAATGTGGTTTTTAAAAACATTACGGCCACCTCGGCACCCATCGACACTACACTTACCGGCTTTCAGGATGGCTCCGACTGGAAACCTTATATCATAAGGGACCATGCCAGTATGGAGTTGGTAGGATTTGACGAAGAACATACGATTGAGGGGGTAACTTTTGATAATGTTATACTCGACGGAGAAAAGGTTGAAGCAGAAAATGTAAGAATCAACGATTTTGTAAAA